The Candidatus Obscuribacterales bacterium genome has a segment encoding these proteins:
- a CDS encoding PIN domain-containing protein yields the protein MKVLVDTSVWLDALNEKGKSANSLSDKLSSLIDSEHAILLTGIILFEVVRGFRASKERNKLIERLSWFPLLELSRDDYLYAADLSAACRAKGVTTSTADALIAAAAIRYDCQLFTGDKDFQRIARLVPLKLYS from the coding sequence GTGAAGGTACTTGTCGATACATCTGTTTGGCTTGATGCGCTTAATGAAAAGGGCAAGTCGGCTAACTCTTTGTCTGACAAGTTAAGCTCACTTATTGATAGCGAACATGCGATTTTGCTTACTGGCATAATTTTGTTTGAGGTCGTAAGAGGATTTAGGGCGTCGAAGGAAAGGAACAAGTTGATCGAGCGGCTTTCCTGGTTTCCCTTGCTCGAACTAAGCAGAGATGATTACTTATACGCAGCTGACCTTAGCGCTGCATGTCGGGCTAAGGGCGTTACGACCAGTACGGCAGATGCGCTAATTGCAGCCGCTGCTATTCGATATGATTGTCAACTCTTTACTGGCGACAAGGATTTTCAGCGAATAGCTCGACTTGTGCCATTGAAGTTGTATTCGTGA
- a CDS encoding PIN domain-containing protein → MKEPREIIVDAGPLIALARQRDSKHAQCVATLKAVPPTARMVTTVSALAEVFAVLPSSVSSIRAVETLLMGIPLALEYIQGHELSRAFELMEKYIDLPMDFADAEILVIAERRSVKTIFTLDRRDFSVYRPRHVRQFDLIP, encoded by the coding sequence GTGAAAGAGCCTCGCGAGATAATCGTTGATGCCGGGCCGCTTATTGCACTGGCTCGCCAGCGAGACAGCAAGCATGCCCAGTGTGTTGCCACCTTAAAGGCCGTGCCGCCGACGGCAAGGATGGTAACGACAGTATCAGCTTTGGCAGAGGTGTTTGCTGTATTACCGAGTTCTGTGTCGAGCATCAGGGCCGTAGAGACATTGCTGATGGGTATCCCGCTTGCCCTCGAATACATTCAAGGGCATGAATTGTCTAGAGCGTTTGAACTAATGGAAAAGTACATCGATTTGCCGATGGACTTTGCCGACGCCGAGATATTGGTGATTGCTGAAAGACGATCAGTCAAAACTATCTTCACGCTTGACCGGAGGGACTTTTCCGTTTATAGACCTAGGCATGTACGACAGTTTGATCTGATTCCTTAG
- a CDS encoding type II toxin-antitoxin system VapB family antitoxin, which yields MATNLNINEQLLAQALRVGGRKTKRETVNEALEEYISRRKRKEIAQLFGKLHLEQGYDYKALRRKR from the coding sequence GTGGCCACCAACCTGAATATTAACGAACAGCTACTTGCTCAAGCCCTTCGCGTCGGTGGACGCAAGACAAAACGCGAGACGGTTAATGAAGCCTTAGAGGAATACATTAGCCGTCGCAAGCGTAAAGAGATTGCCCAGTTATTCGGCAAGCTCCATCTTGAGCAAGGCTATGATTACAAAGCCTTGAGGCGTAAACGGTGA
- the cdd gene encoding cytidine deaminase has product MSETNPKYVELLKAAKEAAKRAYAPYSKFPVGAALLGDDGRVFSGCNVENASYGATRCAEQTAVQKAVSEGCRKFVAVAVHCSETDDCWPCGICRQVLNEFAPEIDVIVDAGNGSVTVIRLPELLTRSFGPKDLPS; this is encoded by the coding sequence ATGTCAGAGACAAATCCGAAATATGTTGAGTTACTGAAGGCAGCAAAAGAAGCGGCAAAACGCGCGTATGCTCCTTATTCTAAATTTCCAGTTGGAGCAGCTTTGTTGGGAGACGACGGGAGAGTATTCTCCGGCTGCAACGTTGAAAACGCCTCATACGGAGCGACAAGATGCGCCGAGCAAACAGCTGTTCAGAAAGCTGTATCTGAAGGATGTCGCAAATTTGTGGCTGTTGCCGTTCATTGTTCTGAAACCGACGATTGTTGGCCTTGCGGCATCTGCCGTCAGGTATTAAATGAATTCGCTCCGGAGATAGATGTTATTGTCGATGCCGGTAATGGCTCCGTGACCGTAATCCGTCTGCCAGAGCTGCTTACGAGGTCTTTTGGACCCAAAGATTTGCCCAGTTAA
- a CDS encoding alpha/beta fold hydrolase, which yields MFTRLFSRLKTFLKKGETTTKKEQDAPSLVDYSEELVNFQSGTLRICGTLTRPNTDRLCPAVVLIHGSGPHTRDEVIGPHKPFQLLADYLSRRGIAVLRYDKRGIAYSDGDYSASTFYDFADDAEAAFKFLHSREDIDTRQIGLAGHSQGGLIAPIVASRNSYVAFVVLLAAPAINADALLKSQLKTYDKIRGLDDRHIRHNLRLAQKANDIVRAEPNNIIAAQKIADLRRGHFYEEIHRPFMDSRIEELTSNGHRCFLNHDPRPVLSTLTCPVLALNGEKDMQVFADENLSSIRSCLSRNKKALAIKLAGLNHIFQTCKTGLPDEYELLPETLAPTVLQLISDWITKTTSH from the coding sequence ATGTTCACACGATTATTTTCACGCCTCAAGACGTTTTTAAAGAAAGGCGAAACAACGACGAAGAAAGAGCAAGATGCGCCTTCTTTGGTTGACTACAGCGAAGAGCTCGTCAATTTCCAAAGCGGCACTCTTCGCATTTGCGGTACACTCACCCGTCCCAATACTGACCGTTTGTGTCCGGCAGTCGTGCTCATCCACGGCTCCGGACCACACACAAGAGACGAAGTAATCGGACCACACAAGCCATTTCAATTGCTGGCCGATTACTTAAGCCGCCGAGGAATTGCCGTGCTGCGCTACGACAAGCGCGGCATTGCTTATTCTGACGGTGATTATTCTGCGTCCACCTTTTACGACTTTGCTGATGATGCCGAAGCTGCATTCAAGTTTTTACATTCACGCGAAGATATCGACACGCGGCAGATAGGACTTGCCGGACACAGCCAAGGTGGATTAATTGCCCCTATCGTGGCGAGCCGAAATTCCTACGTCGCTTTTGTCGTGTTGTTGGCAGCGCCGGCTATAAATGCCGATGCGTTGCTCAAATCGCAACTTAAGACCTACGACAAAATTCGAGGACTCGACGACAGGCACATCAGGCACAACTTGCGCCTTGCCCAGAAAGCAAACGACATCGTAAGAGCAGAGCCGAATAATATAATCGCCGCGCAAAAAATAGCGGACTTGCGCAGGGGTCATTTCTATGAAGAAATTCACAGACCCTTCATGGACAGCAGAATAGAGGAGCTTACAAGCAATGGACATCGCTGCTTCCTCAATCATGACCCACGCCCAGTTCTTTCCACACTCACATGTCCGGTGTTGGCACTGAATGGCGAAAAAGACATGCAAGTATTTGCCGATGAGAACCTTTCATCAATCAGATCTTGTCTATCACGCAACAAAAAAGCTCTAGCCATAAAACTAGCCGGCTTAAATCACATATTCCAAACCTGCAAAACAGGTTTGCCAGACGAGTACGAACTACTGCCAGAGACCCTGGCACCAACAGTTTTGCAACTCATCAGTGACTGGATAACCAAAACAACCAGTCACTAA
- a CDS encoding ribbon-helix-helix protein, CopG family, producing the protein MTSSFRLDPELESLLQRIINNTGQSRSQIIRQALSKYCSELVAATDKSPYQRLVDAGFKPIDDRADIDLASNQQVRRKKLRERASRDNR; encoded by the coding sequence ATGACAAGCTCGTTTCGACTGGATCCGGAGTTGGAATCCTTGCTTCAGCGAATTATTAACAACACTGGGCAGTCGCGCTCGCAAATAATTCGGCAGGCTCTAAGCAAGTATTGTTCGGAACTAGTGGCGGCCACCGACAAAAGTCCTTATCAGCGTCTTGTGGATGCCGGTTTCAAGCCGATTGATGATCGGGCTGATATTGACCTCGCGAGTAATCAGCAGGTAAGGAGAAAGAAGCTTCGTGAAAGAGCCTCGCGAGATAATCGTTGA